In Chrysiogenia bacterium, the following are encoded in one genomic region:
- a CDS encoding SRPBCC family protein — MASPRFVYIDYTNEVAATPGQAFAFLEDIARWPQWIRRIPKARDVDSGEWQVGHAIEFRPDFAPAPLKMHVFHYEKDRVLGWGLGRPGSLRGSIEHRFDFEPAGETRCRIRHREIAEGPLALLTWPMQPLVHKFNRDWADDFVRAFGG, encoded by the coding sequence GGCCAGTCCGCGCTTTGTCTACATCGATTACACCAACGAAGTGGCGGCCACGCCGGGGCAGGCCTTTGCGTTTCTCGAAGACATCGCGCGCTGGCCGCAGTGGATCCGCCGCATCCCGAAGGCCCGCGACGTCGATTCGGGCGAGTGGCAGGTTGGCCACGCCATCGAATTCAGACCCGACTTCGCGCCCGCGCCGCTGAAGATGCACGTCTTTCACTACGAAAAAGATCGCGTGCTGGGCTGGGGCCTGGGGCGCCCGGGAAGCCTGCGCGGCTCCATCGAACACCGCTTCGACTTCGAGCCCGCCGGCGAAACCCGCTGCCGCATCCGCCACCGCGAAATCGCAGAGGGCCCGCTGGCGCTTCTCACCTGGCCCATGCAGCCGCTCGTCCACAAGTTCAACCGCGACTGGGCCGACGACTTCGTGCGGGCATTCGGGGGGT